The Halorarum halophilum genome contains the following window.
CGTCTCCAGCGCCGTGTCGGTGCCGGCGGCGCCCATGGCGATGCCGACCGTCGCGGTCGCCAGCGCCGGCGCGTCGTTGATGCCGTCGCCGACCATCGCCACGGTGCCGTGCTCGTCCAGCAGCGCCTCGACGGCCTCGACCTTGTCCTCCGGGAGCAGTTCGGCGCGGTACTCGTCGACGCCGACCTCCTCGGCGATGGCCCGCGCGGTCCGGTCGTTGTCGCCGGTGAGCATCGCGGTGGCGACGCCGGCCTCGCGGAGGCGCTCGACCGTCCGCTTCGCCTCCGGGCGGACCTCGTCCGCGACGGCGATGACGCCCTCGAGTTCGTCCTCGGTCCCGACGAGCACGACCGTCTTCCCCTCCGACTGCAGCGCGGGGACGGTGTCCTCCAGCAGGTCGAGGCAGTTGTGTCGCTCGCAGAGCTGTCGGGTGGTACGGGTGACGACGCCGCCGTCGGTCGCGGCGTGGACGTGCGAGAGGTCGAAGCCGAGCTCCTCGAACAACCCCGGCTTGCCGGCGTAGTGCTGGCGGCCGCCGAGTTCGGCGGCGACGCCCTTGCCGGTGATGCTCTCGAACGCGGTGACCTCGCGGTCGGCGGCAGAGCCGTTCGATCCGGCCGAGGCGCCCCCGTTACCCTCCGCGTGCGCGACGATGGCGTCGCCGATGGGGTGCTCGGAGCGCAGTTCGAGGCCGCGGGCGCACTCCAGCACGTCCGCCTCCGAGCGGTCGCCCAGCGGCACGACGTCGGTGACGGCGAGTTCGCCCCGCGTCAGCGTGCCAGTCTTGTCGAACGCCACCGCGTCGACGTCGCCCATCGCCTCCAGGTGGTCGCCGCCCTTCACGAGCACGCCGTTGCGCGCCGCGCTCGTCAGCCCCGAGACGACCGTGACCGGCGTCGAGATGACGAACGCGCACGGGCACGCGAGGACGATCAGCGTCAGCCCGTACACGACGTACGTCCCCCACGGCGCGCCGAACGCGAGCGGCGGGACGACCGCGAGCAGGGCGGCCGCCGTCACGACGATCGGGGTGTAGTAGCCCGCGAAACGCTCGACGAACTGCTCGCGCTCGGTCCGGTTCGCCTGCGCGTCCTCGACGAGTTCGACCACGCGCGCGAGGGTGTCCTCGCCCACGGCCGAGGTGACCTCGATCTCCAGGTAGCCCTCCTCGGCCACCGTGCCGGCGAACACCTCGTCGCCGGCGGTCTTGTCGACCGGGACGCTCTCGCCGGTCACGGGCGCCTGGTTCACGGCGCTGCCGCCGTCGCGGACGACTCCGTCGCGGGGGATCTTCTCGCCCGGCCGCACGACGACCGTCTCGCCCACGTCCACGTCCTCCGCCGGGACGGTCACCTCGGCGCCGTCGCGGACGACCGTCGCCTCGTCGGGCGAGAGGTCCATCAGCTCCCGGAGCGAGGTGCGCGCGCGGTCCATCGCGTACTCCTCGAGCAGCTCGGCGACGCCGAACAGCGTCGCCAGCATCGCGGCCTCGAAGTAGAACGGCTCCGCGAAGACGACGCTGACGATCACCGCGCCGGCGATGGCGATGCTCATCAGCAGGTCCATGTCGAGGCTGCGGTTGCGGAGCGAGTAGTAGCCGTTCCGGAACACCGCGGCGCCGGCGAGCGCCACGGCCGCGAGGTAGAACAGCGCCCCCACCGACACGGACGTCCCGCCGATCCCGATCGTCGGCCCGGTCGCCTCCGTGATCGGGTTCGCCAGCAGGAAGCCGACGGCCGTCAGCCCGGCCGCGAGCCACGTCACCACCGCGCGCCTGCTCCGCCAGACGCTCTCGCGGTCGGCGTCGGCGCTCGTCCCGCCCTCGGTCGACGAGTCGACCACCTCGTAGCCGGCCGCCTCGACGGCGGCGACGAGCGCGTCGAGGTCAGTTCGGTCCGGGTCGAACCGCACCACCGCGGTCCCGGTCGTCGGGAGCGTGTCGTACTCCTCGACCCCGTCGACGCCGTCGAGCGCGTTCCCCACCTTCCCGGCGCAGGATGCGCAGTCCATCGACGGGACCGAGAGCCGGACGGTCCCGTCCCCGTCGGCTCTGTCGGCGGCGACCTCGTAGCCGGCCGCCTCGACGCGCTCGACCACGGCGTCGGCGTCGGTTCGGTCTCCGTCGTAGGTGACCCGCAGCCGACCGGTCGTCGGCCGGGCGTCGATCTCGGCGACGCCGTCCAGCCGGGAGACGCTGGACTCCACCTTCCCGGCGCAGGCGGCGCAGTCCATCCCCGGCACGGAGAGGTCGACCTCGCCGATGGCGTCGCTCCCCACATCCTGCCGGTCCGTCGGTCGATCCCGCTGATCGGTCATTGTCGGAACTCAGCGCCGGGTTCCTATTAACTTGGCTGCTATCGGTCGGCGTCTAAGCGGGAATCTTTACTAAAAATAGCTGTCTGAGTTAATAACCCGGGCGACAATCGCAGCGCAGCGTGATAGGACTTCGACGGGTGACTGAGCATCGACGCGTGAGGGGATATCGACGGGAAATGGGGGGATCGACGGGAGATCGCGGGCCGGTGCGTGGTATCGGCGACGGCGTCACCGTAGGCGTTTGTACAGCCTCGCGGCCGCCTTCATCTCCCAGCTCCCCCGGTTCAGCGCCTGGTACGTGCGGAGGTCGGGGGCAAACTTCGCCTTGTACGTGCAGAGGTCCGGGTTGTTCGCGCCGAGGAGGTCGTACGACTCGCAGCCGCGCGCCTTCGCCGCCCGGAAGGCGTGCCAGTACATGAGATCGTACACCGGGACCGAGCGGGAGACGTCCCCGGCGGACTGCCACCCGTAGACGGTGCCGTCGTGCTCGAGGGACACCTCCCCGCCGCAGAACTCGCCGTGCTCGCGACACACGTGGGCGTGCAGCATCCCGTCCGGGAGTTCGCGGGCGACGTCGGCGACGAACGACGGCGTCACGTTGTAGTCGGCGCCCTTCTCCGCGTGGCGGGCCGCCGCCGCCTCGACGATCCGCTCGATCCCGTCGGTCCCCGCCTCGGCGATCTCGAAGCCGTCCGCCTCCCGCCGGACCGCCCTGCGGAGGTCCTTGCTGAACGCCGTGAGCAGGTCCTCCTCGTCCCGGGTCAGGTCGAGCACGTACGTGTAGCGGGGGGTAGCGTCGTAGCCGGCCCAGAGGAACGGCCGTTCGTCGTCGTAGGCCGGACTCGTCCGGACGTTCACGTACCGCGGGTCGAACTCCCGGTCGACCCTGTCGAGGACCGCCTCGACGAACCGCCGGTTCCGGCGGTCGCGCTTGCGCCGCTTGAGCCCCCCGGGGTTCAGCGGGGCCGGCCCGAGGTAGTGGACCTTGAGGTCCGGCGGCGGGGAGAACGCCGCCGTGAACGGGCCCTTCCGCATCTCGAACACCGGGAAGAGGCCGATCGGTTCCGCCCCCCTGTACCCGACGAAGGGGTGGAGCGTCGCGCCCGCGTGGTCGGCACAGACCTCGAGGAACTCGAACCGGTGGAACGGGGACGCCCCCGGGCTCCGCGCGAGGAGGTCGTTCCAGGCGTCGCCGTCGGAGACCTCCTCGACCGTGACGCTCACCGATCGAACACCCCTGATTCGGCGCCGTCGGACGACGCTCGATCCAGCCACCCCCTGCATCGAATCCGGACAGACTGGCCCGAGGCGACCGGCCGGGGAGAATACCATTGGTTGATACCAATCACGGCTAATCCGACGGCCGGATACGGACTTCGTTATGGACACGTTACCGTCAATTCAAGACGTTTAATTACCAGATGGTGTACGAGGGAGGGCTGTCGGAGGACAACTCGGGTTGTAGTAGGACCAGTTAACTCATGGTCCGGGGTCGCCATCGCCCCACATGAACGGAGCCGGCGGAACGACGTTCGCGCTCGCCGCAGGGACGACGCACACGGCGGCCATCCCCGGTATCAGCGCCGCCGGCGCGGACGCCGCCCTGCGCGTCCACACGCCGAGCGCCGACGCGGAACTGTTCGCGCTCGGGCGGTCGGTCGAGGCCCCGGTCGTGCCGGTCAGCCCGACCGGCTGTCCCACGCCCGCCGTCGTCACCCGTGCGGCACTCGAGGCGCTCGACGTCGACAACTCCGCCGACCCCGTCTCGACGCTCGTGCTCGACTGCGGGCTGGCTCGACCGACCGGTACGCCGACCGTCGACCTGGGCGCCGCACCGGGCGCCGACGTCCGCGAGCGAGTCGCCGTCCCCGGCGCCGAAGCGGTGTTCGAGGCCGCCCGCGACCGCGGCCGAGACCTGGAGTGCGAGCGCCTCGTCGTCGGCGAGACGGTCCCCGGCGGCACGACGACGGCGATGGCCACGCTGGCCGCGCTCGGCGAGCGCCGGGCCGTCTCCTCGTCGCTCCCCGAGAACCCCCTCGACCGCAAGCGCGAGGTGGTCGAGGCCGCGCTCGCAGCGAGCGACCTCGCACCCGGCGACTGCGCGGGCGACCCGCTCCGGGCGGTCGAACTGGTCGGCGACCCGACGCTGGCCGGCGTCGCGGGGCTCGCGACCGGCGCGCTCGACGCCGGCGTCGACGTGACCCTCGCCGGCGGGACCCAGCTCGCGACTGCCGGCCTGCTCTGCCGACACGCCGGCGTCGACGATCCAGTGACCCTCGCGACGACGTCGTTCGTCGCGGCCGACGACTCGGCGGACGTGGCCGGCCTCGCGGCCGACGCCGACCTCGACCTCGTCGTCACCGACCCCGGGTTCACCGACGACCATCCCGCGATGGCGGCCTACCGCCGGGGCGAGGCGAAGGAGGGCGTCGGCATGGGCGGCGCGCTCGCGCTGGCGGCGGAGGCGGACGCGCTGTCTGCCGTCCGCGACCGGCTGGTGGTGGTGTACGACCGGGTCGCCGACGACGCCAGCGGCACCGACGACGCCGACGACACCGGCGACGCGGGGGCCGAGGAGTGCGCGGAGGCGGAGACGCCGTGAGGGGGGTCGTGGTCGCCGGCACCAGTTCCGGCGTCGGCAAGACGGTCGCCACCCTGGCGGTCTGCCACGCGCTCGCCGCGGCGGGGCACACGGTCCAGCCGGCGAAGGCGGGGCCGGACTTCATCGACCCGAGCCACCACGAGGCCGTGGCGGGCGTCCCGTCGCGGACGCTCGACTGCTGGCTCCAGGGCGAGGACGGCCTCCGGCGGAACTACTGGCGGGGGACGGGCGGCACCGACGGGCACAGCCCGTCTTCTCGGGGGACGAGGTCCCCCGCTATCTGCGTCGTCGAGGGCGTGATGGGACTGTACGACGGCGACGGCTCCAGCACCGCGATGGTCGCCGAGGCGCTCGACCTCCCGGTCGTCCTCGTCGTCGACGCGAGCGCCGGGCTGGAGAGCGTCGCCGCGACGGCGCTCGGGTTCCGCGAGTACGCCGAACGTGCCGGACGCGACGTCGACGTCACGGGCGTGCTCCTCCAGCGCTGTCACGGCGGGCGACACGAGCGCGGCATCCGCGAGGCGCTCCCGGACGATATGTCCTACGTCGGTCGTATCCCGCCGAACGACGACCTCGCCGTACCGGATCGCCACCTCGGACTCCACATGGGCTCGGAGGCGCCGATCCCGGACGACGCGCTCGACGCCGCCGCCGAGCACGTGGAGACGGATCGACTGCTCGAATTGGCGCGGGAGCCGCCGCGTCCCGACCCCGTCGAGGAATCCCCGGCTGCCGACGATGTGGACGCCACCGTCGCCGTCGCCAGCGACGCGGCGTTCGCGTTCCGCTACCCCGCGACGATCGAACGGCTCCGCGAGCGCGCGACCGTCCGGACGTTCTCGCCCGTCGCGGACGACCCGCTCCCCGACTGTGACGCCGTCTACCTCCCCGGCGGCTACCCCGAACTCCACGCCGACGCCCTGGAGGCGAGCGACGCGCTGGCGACGCTGGCCGACCGGGCCGCCGATGGCCTGCCGGTTCTGGGCGAGTGCAGCGGGCTGATGGCGCTCGCGGAGTCGCTCACGACCGTCGACGGCGACACCCGGCGGATGGCCAGCGTCCTGCCGGGCGACGTGCGGATGCACGAGCGGTACCAGGCGCTCGATCACGTCGAACTGGAAGCGCGCGATGGAACCCTCACGGCGCCGGCCGGCGGACGGCTCCGCGGCCACGAGTTCCATTACTCGAGCGTCGACGTGCCGGGGGACGCTCGGTTCGCGTTCGACGTGCGTCGCGGCGACGGCATCGACGGCGAGCACGACGGGCTGACCGAGCACCGGGCGCTCGGGACGTACTGCCACGTCCACCCCGAGAGCGGGGCGTTCGACGCGCTGCTCGACTCCCTCTAGGTCGTCGCGGCCGACGCGTCCACCGATTCGACGGCCACCACCCCGACCGGCGGAAACTAAACCCTGGCTGTACAGGTCCAAGTATGAGCGAACAAGACGATTCGGACGGGCAACCCGGCGACGACGAACGCTCGCGCGACGACCGATTAGCGAACACGCCGGGGAAGGGCGTCACCCCGGAGGCGTCGGCCATCGAACCCGCCGCCCCCGAGGAGTTCGGGCTGGTACAGGCCTGGTGGGGCGACGGCAAGGGGAAGACGACCGCGGCGCTCGGCCTGGGGATGCGCGCAGCCGGTCACGGCTACCGCGTCCACCTGCTTCAGTTCATGAAGGGCGGAACCGCGAGCGTCGAGGCCGTCCGCGGCGAGTACAACGCCATCGCCGCGCTCCCGGGGTTCAGCTACGAGACGACCGGGAACTTCGGCTGGCACGGCTTCCTCGACGGGACCGACGACGGCGAGCACGCCGCCCGCGCCGAGGCCGCCCTCGCGCGCACGAGTGAACTAGTAGAGGCCGCGGGGGAGGCCGACCTCGACGCGCCGCTCCCCCTCGACGGCGACCCCGAGGACGGCGTCCACCTGCTCCTGCTCGACGAGGCGCTGTACGCCGCCAACCGGGGACTGATCGACTCTGAGGAACTCGTCGCGCTCGTCGAGGGGAAGCCCGAGGGGCTCGAACTCGTCCTCACCGGCGGACACGAGTCGCCCGACTACCTGCTCGACGCGGCGGACCTCGTCACGAACGTCCGCAAGGTGAAACACCCGTTCGACGAGGGCCAGCGGGCGCGGAAGGGCACCGAGTACTGAGCGGATGACCGGTCCAGCAGATTCGTCCAAGTCGTCAAAACCGTCCGAACCATCCAAACCCCCTGGGCGGTCAGGATCCGAGGAGCGGTCCGAGTCGGACGAAGGGGGAGAACCCGGCCGGGCGCCGACGCTGCTGGTCGTCGGCACCGCGAGCCACGTCGGCAAGTCCACCGTCGCGGCGGGGCTCTGCCGCCTGCTCGCCGACCGGGGGGACGACGTCGCGCCGTTCAAGGCCCAGAACATGAGCAACAACGGCCGCGTCGTCCCGACGCCCGACGGCGACTGGGGCGAGATCGGCGTGTCGCAGTACACCCAGGCGCAGGCCGCCCGGACGCCCGCGACGACGGACTGCAACCCGGTCCTGCTCAAGCCGCGCGGGGCCGGCGAGAGCCAGCTCGTCCTGAACGGCGAGGCCGTCGCCCACTACCCGGCCGGCGAGTACTACGAGGAGCACTGGGACGACGCGCTCGCGGCCGCCGAGGCGGCCCACGCGCGACTCGCCGCCGAACACGACGTCGTCGTCGCCGAGGGAGCCGGCTCGGCCGCGGAGCCGAACCTCAGCGAGCGCGACCTCGCGAACGTCGAGACCGCGCGCTTCGCCGACGCCCGGGTCGTCCTCGTCGCGGACATCGAGCGCGGGGGCGCGTTCGCGAGCATCGTCGGCACGCTCGAACTGATGCCCGAGGCGCTGGCCGACCGCGTCGCCGGCGCGGTGATCACGAAGTTCCGCGGCGACGACGCCATCCTCGCGCCGGCGCTGGAGGACCTGACGGAGCGGACCGGCGTCCCCGTGCTCGGCGTCCTCCCCCACGACGACCCGGGGCTCCCGGCGGAGGACAGCGTCTCGCTCCCCGCCGAGGGGGAGTTCGCGGTCGTCGGCGACGACGACGGCGTTCTGACCGGGCGGACGGTCACGGTGGGCGTCCCGCGGCTTCCCCGCGTCTCGAACTTCACGGACTTCGACCCCCTCGCCCGCGTTCCGGGTGTCCGCGTCGCGTACCTCCCGCTCGGCGCCGACCTCGACGGCTGCGACGCGCTCGTTCTCCCGGGGACGAAGAACACCGTCGACGACCTGCTGGCGCTCCGGACGTCCGGGTTCGACGAGCGCCTGGCCGACTTCGAGGGGCCGGTCCTCGGGCTCTGCGGCGGCTACCAGCTGCTCGGCGAGCGCATCACGAACGCGGACGTGGAGGGGACGGGGGAGTACGAGGACGCCGACGAGTTCGGTGGGATGGACGGGGTCGACGACGGCGCCGTCGTCGAGGGGTTCGGCCTGCTCCCCGTCGAGACGGCGTTCTCGCCGGAGAAGCGCGTCGAGGTGACGGAGGCGGCCCTCGACGGCACGGCCGAGGGTCCGTTCGCCGGCTCGACCGGGACGGTGTCCGGCTACGAGATCCACATGGGCGAGACGACCGCCACGGGTGCGGTCTCCCGGCCGCTCGGGCCCGGCAGCGCGGCGCGGGGGCTGACGGCGGGGACGTACCTCCACGGCCTGTTCGAGAACGAGTCGGCGCTGGAGGGGTTCGTCGACGCGACGTTCCGGGCTGCAGGGCGCGAGCGTCCCCCGGTCGACGACGAGACGGGGAACCCGTACGACGCGGCCGCCGAGTTGCTCCGGGAGCACGTCGATCCGGAGTCGCTGCTCGGGCCGGTCGTCGAATGAGATAGCGTCACGGTGGGGATTGGATTTCGGCGCGCGGCGGCCGCGCCTCGTGCGCGGCCGATGCGTTCGAGGGATGAGCACCGCAGTGAGCGAAGCGAACGAGGAGCGCAAGAGGCTGGGGAGGGTGAGGCTACGGCTGGGTAGGACTGAAAGGGGCCGCGGTCTGCGCGAACCCCGGGGACGCAAGCACTGCAGCGAACGACCGAAGGGAGTGAGCGAAGCGCACAGCGAGCCGCGGGAGCGCAGACCGCGGGGGCTTTCGAGGTGTTCTTCCCGTCAGGACCCCCGATCCGAATCCATCCAAACGACACCACTTCCTCGAACGCGACACACTTGTCCCGGGGAGGTCTCGATCCACCATGGTCGGAGAAGCCGAGCACCCGTCCGAGGACGCCGGGCCGCTCGACGGCGTGACGGTGCTCGACGCCTCGCGCGTGCTCGTGGGACCGTTCTGTACGATGCAACTGGGCGACCTCGGCGCGGAGGTCGTCAAGGTCGAGCGGCCGGGGACGGGCGATCAGACGCGGGGGTGGCACCCGCCGCGGTACGGCGACGCCGAGGAGAGCGCCTACTACATGAGCGTGAACCGGAACAAGCGCTCGATCACGCTCGCGCTCGACACGGCGGAGGGGCGCGAGGCGTTCCGCGACCTGGCCGCCGAGGCGGACGTGCTCGTCGAGAACTTCCGTGTCGGGCGGATGGAGAAGTGGGGGCTCGGCTACGCCGACCTCCGCGAGGCGAACCCCGGGCTCGTCTACTGCGCGCTCTCGGGGTACGGCGAGTGGGGGCCGGACCGCGACCGCCCGGCCTACGACATCATGATGCAGGCCGAGGGCGGGCTGATGTCCATCACAGGCGTCGACGGGGGCGAGCCGGTCCGGGTCGGCGTCGCGCTCGCGGATATCGGCGCCGGGATGTACGCGACCCAGGCGATCCTGGCCGCGCTGTTCGAGCGGGAGTTCGGCGACGGGACGGGCCAGAAGGTGGACGTGAGCCTGCTCGACGGGCAGGCGGCGTGGATGACCTACATGGCGACGAACTACTTCGCCACCGGCGACCCACCGGGGCGGATGGGGAGCAAGCATCCGACGATCGTCCCCTACCGCGCGTTCGAGACGGCCGACGACTACGTCGTCGTCGCGGTCGCCTCGGAGCCGACCTGGGAGCGGTTCTGTCGCGCGCTCGACCGCCCCGACCTGTACGCGGACGACCGGTTCGAGGTCAACACCGACCGGGTGAACAACCGCGAGGCGCTCGACGCGGAGCTGGAACCCTGGTTCGCGGGGCGCGAGACGGCG
Protein-coding sequences here:
- a CDS encoding CaiB/BaiF CoA transferase family protein, whose protein sequence is MVGEAEHPSEDAGPLDGVTVLDASRVLVGPFCTMQLGDLGAEVVKVERPGTGDQTRGWHPPRYGDAEESAYYMSVNRNKRSITLALDTAEGREAFRDLAAEADVLVENFRVGRMEKWGLGYADLREANPGLVYCALSGYGEWGPDRDRPAYDIMMQAEGGLMSITGVDGGEPVRVGVALADIGAGMYATQAILAALFEREFGDGTGQKVDVSLLDGQAAWMTYMATNYFATGDPPGRMGSKHPTIVPYRAFETADDYVVVAVASEPTWERFCRALDRPDLYADDRFEVNTDRVNNREALDAELEPWFAGRETAETLERLDAHDVPASGVNDMADVFSHPQVLARGMRASVSHPTAGEVEFPGSPMHLSRTPTTVRRHPPLLGEHTEEVLRDRGYSDEDLEDLYAAGALGDRFEGESFDGGAFDGEASDG
- a CDS encoding cob(I)yrinic acid a,c-diamide adenosyltransferase, translated to MSEQDDSDGQPGDDERSRDDRLANTPGKGVTPEASAIEPAAPEEFGLVQAWWGDGKGKTTAALGLGMRAAGHGYRVHLLQFMKGGTASVEAVRGEYNAIAALPGFSYETTGNFGWHGFLDGTDDGEHAARAEAALARTSELVEAAGEADLDAPLPLDGDPEDGVHLLLLDEALYAANRGLIDSEELVALVEGKPEGLELVLTGGHESPDYLLDAADLVTNVRKVKHPFDEGQRARKGTEY
- a CDS encoding nicotinate-nucleotide--dimethylbenzimidazole phosphoribosyltransferase, with product MNGAGGTTFALAAGTTHTAAIPGISAAGADAALRVHTPSADAELFALGRSVEAPVVPVSPTGCPTPAVVTRAALEALDVDNSADPVSTLVLDCGLARPTGTPTVDLGAAPGADVRERVAVPGAEAVFEAARDRGRDLECERLVVGETVPGGTTTAMATLAALGERRAVSSSLPENPLDRKREVVEAALAASDLAPGDCAGDPLRAVELVGDPTLAGVAGLATGALDAGVDVTLAGGTQLATAGLLCRHAGVDDPVTLATTSFVAADDSADVAGLAADADLDLVVTDPGFTDDHPAMAAYRRGEAKEGVGMGGALALAAEADALSAVRDRLVVVYDRVADDASGTDDADDTGDAGAEECAEAETP
- a CDS encoding heavy metal translocating P-type ATPase yields the protein MTDQRDRPTDRQDVGSDAIGEVDLSVPGMDCAACAGKVESSVSRLDGVAEIDARPTTGRLRVTYDGDRTDADAVVERVEAAGYEVAADRADGDGTVRLSVPSMDCASCAGKVGNALDGVDGVEEYDTLPTTGTAVVRFDPDRTDLDALVAAVEAAGYEVVDSSTEGGTSADADRESVWRSRRAVVTWLAAGLTAVGFLLANPITEATGPTIGIGGTSVSVGALFYLAAVALAGAAVFRNGYYSLRNRSLDMDLLMSIAIAGAVIVSVVFAEPFYFEAAMLATLFGVAELLEEYAMDRARTSLRELMDLSPDEATVVRDGAEVTVPAEDVDVGETVVVRPGEKIPRDGVVRDGGSAVNQAPVTGESVPVDKTAGDEVFAGTVAEEGYLEIEVTSAVGEDTLARVVELVEDAQANRTEREQFVERFAGYYTPIVVTAAALLAVVPPLAFGAPWGTYVVYGLTLIVLACPCAFVISTPVTVVSGLTSAARNGVLVKGGDHLEAMGDVDAVAFDKTGTLTRGELAVTDVVPLGDRSEADVLECARGLELRSEHPIGDAIVAHAEGNGGASAGSNGSAADREVTAFESITGKGVAAELGGRQHYAGKPGLFEELGFDLSHVHAATDGGVVTRTTRQLCERHNCLDLLEDTVPALQSEGKTVVLVGTEDELEGVIAVADEVRPEAKRTVERLREAGVATAMLTGDNDRTARAIAEEVGVDEYRAELLPEDKVEAVEALLDEHGTVAMVGDGINDAPALATATVGIAMGAAGTDTALETADIALMADDLTKLPYLYDLAHAGNGIIRQNVWTSLGAKAALAVGVPFGLVPIWAAVLVGDAGMTTGVTANAMRLARISPEDGISEDDVAASAD
- a CDS encoding GNAT family N-acetyltransferase, translated to MSVTVEEVSDGDAWNDLLARSPGASPFHRFEFLEVCADHAGATLHPFVGYRGAEPIGLFPVFEMRKGPFTAAFSPPPDLKVHYLGPAPLNPGGLKRRKRDRRNRRFVEAVLDRVDREFDPRYVNVRTSPAYDDERPFLWAGYDATPRYTYVLDLTRDEEDLLTAFSKDLRRAVRREADGFEIAEAGTDGIERIVEAAAARHAEKGADYNVTPSFVADVARELPDGMLHAHVCREHGEFCGGEVSLEHDGTVYGWQSAGDVSRSVPVYDLMYWHAFRAAKARGCESYDLLGANNPDLCTYKAKFAPDLRTYQALNRGSWEMKAAARLYKRLR
- a CDS encoding cobyric acid synthase → MTGPADSSKSSKPSEPSKPPGRSGSEERSESDEGGEPGRAPTLLVVGTASHVGKSTVAAGLCRLLADRGDDVAPFKAQNMSNNGRVVPTPDGDWGEIGVSQYTQAQAARTPATTDCNPVLLKPRGAGESQLVLNGEAVAHYPAGEYYEEHWDDALAAAEAAHARLAAEHDVVVAEGAGSAAEPNLSERDLANVETARFADARVVLVADIERGGAFASIVGTLELMPEALADRVAGAVITKFRGDDAILAPALEDLTERTGVPVLGVLPHDDPGLPAEDSVSLPAEGEFAVVGDDDGVLTGRTVTVGVPRLPRVSNFTDFDPLARVPGVRVAYLPLGADLDGCDALVLPGTKNTVDDLLALRTSGFDERLADFEGPVLGLCGGYQLLGERITNADVEGTGEYEDADEFGGMDGVDDGAVVEGFGLLPVETAFSPEKRVEVTEAALDGTAEGPFAGSTGTVSGYEIHMGETTATGAVSRPLGPGSAARGLTAGTYLHGLFENESALEGFVDATFRAAGRERPPVDDETGNPYDAAAELLREHVDPESLLGPVVE
- a CDS encoding cobyrinic acid a,c-diamide synthase, producing the protein MRGVVVAGTSSGVGKTVATLAVCHALAAAGHTVQPAKAGPDFIDPSHHEAVAGVPSRTLDCWLQGEDGLRRNYWRGTGGTDGHSPSSRGTRSPAICVVEGVMGLYDGDGSSTAMVAEALDLPVVLVVDASAGLESVAATALGFREYAERAGRDVDVTGVLLQRCHGGRHERGIREALPDDMSYVGRIPPNDDLAVPDRHLGLHMGSEAPIPDDALDAAAEHVETDRLLELAREPPRPDPVEESPAADDVDATVAVASDAAFAFRYPATIERLRERATVRTFSPVADDPLPDCDAVYLPGGYPELHADALEASDALATLADRAADGLPVLGECSGLMALAESLTTVDGDTRRMASVLPGDVRMHERYQALDHVELEARDGTLTAPAGGRLRGHEFHYSSVDVPGDARFAFDVRRGDGIDGEHDGLTEHRALGTYCHVHPESGAFDALLDSL